A genome region from Numida meleagris isolate 19003 breed g44 Domestic line chromosome 14, NumMel1.0, whole genome shotgun sequence includes the following:
- the LOC110406452 gene encoding thyroid adenoma-associated protein homolog isoform X1, whose translation MGAEREARACAAFYGDAGRCGPGLAALRCVRCLQQFAGSTAKRCRDKHLEEALQLARTLGEELRALGETEAQPLLRCVLAFQLEAAGSSSAFQKLEQIVTQLAVGQEAVLAQEVGTLLAGLALHKEVLSPEDLQAVCMFIEESSLGRHHWQQNMAPLLQHLAHTLGYVLQGQPAPSSAWGCLAVKACLQLFQALPKDVAPLVWSAAAKSEALQDILRLLLEVVAGKALSKDMRLLAGTALSMLLNTAPQLESGASAALALFQLTDRADAGELRVGELVVEAHSIPEADGLEKLALSRGLLTCCRADILCCQLEGSTCQACLLLDVLFPTVCALSKEQKDCHYHCFQVMVLWLRRVQENLPKLWHLRGSRLLAKDAELLQELTQLVWDNAEAPVEGVSEFIQSSFRLLLEIYHLECQHFEDQERPLYQQMLQRAVSMPWQIKARYVPLCALVPYMGSQQVLDACPTLPQQLLSCLSTNHLCPVAAELYRALVRQQCSQEQGDVQAELWAQHWLPLLSQALRSPLPILHSNAANHLLPWTLRQLPAAGTLLAAQFDGVDTAALRAWVSLLRVQRSTSGAMPLRAKAVARLQSCLRAREEGVRLAALGLLCGGPGHSLTGTEEQLLREFLPLNLNCHNSAFRQLLQAALRKVLGRLRDGALARLRGKDPVEPRGEGVGQPAQAIDFVEWLLQLCISSLTPWANYQRKKTALLLLTAILETCTDTWSPERKKGQPPRTMAMLLGHARQSGCWDFFSRPNLLALLGCLQDSTNEVSATPCPTPPPMSPFPPLLLWQIRDMASELLIRYFPAAFPETLTPALLQLAQDALSSPRVQEAEAGAVLMKTILQKSDSSTLKFLALEASTAQTLTNRSLYFAQHLLRVLQAQLATAQQNLLQGAAMAPMHGVLAALRRCLLQVPEVATCMRAAELAYGWQELLSSLVGTTRDITSLLLGALQSQQGPGAEQQEASPSFADMGNAIGSLIMLGKGQQEEEEDSVLLSEEHSLILTCCWVSVKEVGLLLGGLAELLLSSPGAEHLLPLASLQTAAAVFQEILLRCRHWGAVEGCSMGFTKFCAALLNHPDTELQAIPQTILDRGLEALSGPRSSSITRRAAGFPMLFLCIVSGENPAQARPLLTRCIQTLLALATMALPQDWDQTLDLPQVCALHVLQTLVRGAGLGTALLRHATPMVALALRGLGSPCWAMRNAAIQLFSALTTRLLGQKQSSSEGCLVEGLSLPAFLGQHPQLGTVLLAELGEAVPGGPHLRPALHAILTLLAQLQPGPDEPSGPSTHFLEPLLKLAGSPIYAVRAMAAKALIPIVPLLQRPALLLRLAQQLPAPGGVRSHNALHGHLLQMRALLAPTLGTDALPAEALHPVALQLEARGWLLGPAQRCPLVRAAFLQVLALLPASLSPGFTQSIWDAISAELGNLMPGREPVCAELQVGAAVLHQTMARFACSEAARLADSESIHTVCSLLRHPHPDVHLAVLSWVTDGKGGECEELERALRLTLLENLQSVLRDRGNKEFLRLYLEALMHLCRNCPSWSQDASQKLQGSALVCVEMLLLVMETEHPGPELLSQALCAASLLLTMGFGDKDALLVQRWCVILEACAQPAADEVLRLAAACSLQAAGTKVLQQCRGAACPWLIPVALRVINVSIHLLQDEDPDVRHEAAGFASLVQRGVGKPGGDGCIFVQGNVGLLGLLQLLLDEFGQHPETFSSLLQHLPQPDLRAIVEDLEADTPPSLYKEDEPNVFAEPAALAQQLLPFLLQLLEKAPSSALHWLQAAGPSVLRDLHYCQQRWSHESSALCWMKELGCAVLRAALAVLLVRARLVAHALRALGEEHGAVLGLGCGAQELEQELVLVQGLLAEHGLAPAPQQNTVPGELGEAHGDS comes from the exons ATGGGTGCCGAGCGGGAGGCGCGGGCCTGCGCCGCTTTCTACGGAGATGCGGGGCGATGCGGGCCGGGCCTCGCCGCGCTGCGCTGCGTGCGCTGCCTGCAGCAGTTCGCGgg gagcacagccaaGCGGTGCCGGGACAAGCACCTGGAGGAGGCCCTGCAGCTGGCGCGGACGCTGGGTGAAGAGCTGCGGGCGCTGGGTGAGACGGAGGCGCAGCCGCTGCTGCGCTGTGTCCTGGCCTTCCAGCTGGAGGCAGCGGGCAGCTCCAGCGCCTTCCAGAAGCTGGAACAG ATCGTGACCCAGCTGGCCGTGGGCCAGGAGGCTGTGCTGGCGCAGGAGGTGGGCACTCTGCTGGCCGGGCTGGCACTGCACAAAGAG GTGCTGTCACCTGAGGACCTTCAGGCAG TGTGCATGTTCATAGAGGAGAGCAGCCTGGGCCGGCACCACTGGCAACAGAACAtggccccactgctgcagcacctggcCCACACCCTGGGCTATGTGTTGCAGGGCCAACCGGCACCAAGCAGTGCTTGGGGCTGCCTGGCTGTCAAG GCCTGCCTCCAGCTCTTCCAGGCTCTGCCAAAGGATGTGGCCCCACTGGTATGGAGTGCAGCAGCAAAGAGTGAAGCTCTGCAGGACATCCTGAGACTTCTGCTGGAGGTGGTGGCAGGGAAG GCCCTGAGCAAGGACATGCGGCTGCTGGCAGGCACAGCGCTCAGCATGCTGCTGaacacagccccacagctcgAGAGCGGGGCCAGCGCTGCACTCGCCCTCTTCCAGCTCACGGACAGAG CAGATGCAGGGGAGCTGCGAGTTGGGGAGCTGGTGGTGGAGGCTCACAGCATCCCAGAGGCGGATGGGCTGGAGAAGCTGGCGCTGAGCAGGGGGCTGCTGACATGCTGCCGGGCAGAcatcctctgctgccagctggagGGCAGCACCTGTCAG gcctgcctgctgctggatgtGCTTTTCCCCACTGTGTGTGCCCTGAGCAAGGAGCAGAAGGACTGCCACTACCACTGCTTCCAAG TCATGGTGCTGTGGCTGCGGCGTGTCCAGGAGAACCTGCCCAAGCTCTGGCACCTGCGGGGCAGCCGCCTCCTGGCCaaggatgctgagctgctgcaggagctcacCCAGCTGGTATGGGACAATGCCGAGGCTCCG GTAGAGGGCGTTTCCGAGTTCATCCAGAGCTCCTTCCGACTCCTGCTGGAGATCTACCACCTGGAGTGCCAGCACTTTGAGGACCAGGAGAGACCCCTCTACCAACAGATGTTGCAGAGGGCGGTCTCAATGCCGTGGCAGATCAAGGCCAGATATGTGCCCCTGTGTGCCTTAGTCCCCTACATGGGCAGCCAACAG GTGCTGGATGCCTGCCCCACGctgccacagcagctcctgagctgcCTGTCCACCAACCACCTGTGCCCTGTGGCCGCTGAGCTCTACAGGGCCCTGGTGCGGCAGCAGTGCTCCCAGGAGCAGGGTGATGTACAGGCCGagctctgggcacagcactgGCTGCCACTCCTGAGCCAGGCGCTCCGCTCACCTCTGCCCATCCTGCACAGCAACGCCGCCAACCACCTCCTGCCCTGGACGCTGCGGCAGCTCCCGGCtgctggcacactgctggccgCCCAGTTTGATGGCGTGGATACGGCCGCGCTGCGGGCCTGGGTGTCACTGCTGCGGGTGCAGAGGAGCACATCTGGGGCCATGCCACTGCGGGCCAAGGCGGTAGCACGGCTGCAGTCTTGCCTGCGTGCCCGCGAGGAGGGCGTGCGGCTGGCAGCGCTGGGATTGCTGTGCGGCGGCCCCGGGCACAGCTTGACAGGCAccgaggagcagctgctgcggGAGTTCCTGCCGCTCAACCTCAACTGCCACAACTCTGCCTTTcggcagctgctgcaggcggCCCTGAGAAAGGTGCTGGGGCGGCTGCGGGATGGTGCGCTGGCACGGCTGCGGGGGAAGGACCCCGTGGAGCCAAGGGGCGAGGGAGTGGGACAGCCGGCGCAGGCCATAG ATTTTGTGGagtggctgctgcagctttgcatCTCCTCGCTCACCCCCTGGGCCAACTACCAGAGGAAGAAGAcggctctgctcctgctgacgGCCATTCTGGAGACCTGCACGGACACTTGGAGCCCCgagaggaagaaaggacagCCCCCAC ggACAATGGCCATGCTGTTGGGCCACGCCAGGCAGAGTGGCTGCTGGGACTTCTTCTCCCGGCCCaacctgctggcactgctgggctgcctgcaggacagCACCAACGAGGTGAgtgccaccccctgccccactcCCCCACCCATGTCCCCATTCCCACCTCTCCTCCTCTGGCAGATCAGGGACATGGCCTCAGAGCTGCTCATCCGCTACTTCCCTGCGGCGTTCCCTGAGACCCTCACCCCAGCACTGCTACAGCTGGCCCAGGATGCCCTCAGCAGCCCGCGCGTGCAGGAGGCGGAAGCCGGAGCAGTGCTCATGAAGACAATCCTGCAGAA GTCAGACAGCAGCACCCTGAAGTTCCTGGCCCTGGaggccagcacagcccagaCACTGACAAACCGCAGCCTGTACTTCGCCCAGCACCTGTTACGGGTACTGCAGGCCCAGCTtgccacagctcagcagaacctactgcagggagcagccatgGCACCAATGCATG gtgtgcttgcagccctgcGGAGGTGCCTGCTGCAAGTGCCTGAAGTGGCCACCTGCATGCGAGCAGCAGAGTTGGCATACggctggcaggagctgctcagcagcctggTGGGCACTACAAGGGacatcacctccctgctgctgggtgctctgcagagccagcaggggcctggagctgagcagcaaG AGGCTTCCCCATCATTTGCAGACATGGGAAATGCAATTGGCTCACTCATCATGCTGGGGAAGggccagcaggaggaggaagaggactCAGTTCTGCTGTCAGAGGAGCACAGTTTGATCCTGACATGCTGTTGGGTCTCAGTGAAG GAAgttgggctgctgctgggaggcctggctgagctgctgctgtcatcCCCCGGAGCAGAGCACCTCCTGCCTCTTGCCAGcctgcagacagctgcagcaGTCTTCCAAGAGATCCTGCTGCGGTGCCGGCACTGG GGAGCAGTGGAGGGCTGCAGCATGGGCTTCACCAagttctgtgctgctctgctgaacCACCCTGACACGGAGCTGCAGGCGATCCCGCAGACCATACTGGACCGG GGCTTAGAAGCACTGAGTGGACCCCGGAGCAGCTCGATAACACGCCGTGCTGCCGGCTTCCCCATGCTCTTCCTCTGCATCGTCAGTGGGGAAAACCCAGCCCAGGCACGTCCACTCCTGACCCGCTGTATCCAAACACTGCTAGCCCTGGCCACCATGGCCCTGCCGCAGGACTGGGACCAAACCCTTGACCTCCCGCAG GTGTGTGCCCTGCACGTGCTGCAGACGCTGGTGCGcggtgcagggctgggcactGCGCTGCTGCGGCATGCCACCCCGATGGTGGCCCTGGCACTGCGGGGATTGGGCTCGCCTTGCTGGGCCATGAGGAATGCGGCCATCCAGCTCTTCA GTGCTCTCACCACACGGCTACTGGGCCAGAAGCAGAGCAGTAGTGAGGGCTGCCTGGTGGAGGGGCTGAGCCTGCCCGCGTTCCTGgggcagcacccacagctgggcactgtgctgctggctgagctgggGGAGGCCGTGCCCGGGGGGCCCCACCTGCGCCCTGCACTCCACGCCATCCTCACACTGCTGGcgcagctgcagcctggccccGATGAGCCCAGCGG CCCCTCCACTCACTTCCTGGAGCCGCTGCTGAAGCTGGCGGGGAGCCCCATCTACGCTGTGCGAGCCATGGCCGCCAAAGCACTGATTCCCATCGTCCCACTGCTGCAGcgccctgctctgctcctgcgCCTGGCCCAGCAGCTTCCCGCACCAGGGGGGGTCCGCTCGCACAACGCTCTGCATGGGCACCTGCTGCAGATGCGGGCACTGCTGGCCCCCACCCTGGGCACCGACGC GCTGCCGGCCGAGGCCTTGCACCCCGtggccctgcagctggaggcccGGGGCTGGCTGCTCGGCCCTGCCCAGCGCTGCCCGCTTGTCCGTGCCGCCTTCCTCCAGGTGCTCGCCCTCCTGCCCGCCTCCCTCAGCCCCGGCTTCACACAGAGCATCTGGGATGCCATCAGCGCTGAGCTGGGCAACCTCATGCCGGGCAGGGAGCCAGTCTGTGCCGAGCTGCAG GTGGGTGCAGCCGTCCTCCACCAGACCATGGCCCGCTTTGCATGCAGCGAGGCAGCCCGACTGGCTGACAGTGAGAGCATCCACACTGTCTGCTCGCTTCTGCGACATCCGCACCCCGATGTCCACCTTGCCGTGCTGAGCTGGGTGACTGATGGCAAGGGAGGAGAGTGCGAAGAACTGGAGAGGGCCCTCCGTTTGACACTGCTG GAGAACTTACAGTCAGTGCTGCGAGACAGAGGGAACAAAGAGTTCCTGAGATTGTACCTTGAGGCTTTGATGCATCTTTGCAGAAACTGCCCATCTTGGTCCCAGGATGCTTCCCAGAAGCTCCAGGGCTCTGCCTTAGTGTGTGTGGAAATGCTACTCCTCGTGATGGAGACGGAGCACCCTGGCCCGGAGCTCCTCTCCCAGGCGCTGTGtgctgccagcctgctgctCACCATGGG gTTTGGTGACAAGGACGCCCTGCTGGTGCAGCGGTGGTGCGTGATACTGGAGGCGTGcgctcagcctgcagcagatgAGGTGCTGCGGCTGGCGGCTGCatgctccctgcaggcagcgggCACCAAGGTGCTGCAGCAATGCAGGGGGGCTGCTTGCCCCTGGCTCATCCCTGTGGCACTGCG GGTGATAAACGTGAGCATTCACCTCCTGCAAGATGAGGACCCCGATGTACGGCACGAGGCTGCAGGTTTTGCGAGCCTGGTGCAGCGTGGTGTGGGGAAGCCAGGAGGAGATGGCTGCATCTTCGTGCAGGGCAacgtggggctgctgggcctcctgcagctcctcctggatGAGTTTGGGCAGCACCCTGAGACCTTCAGCTcgctgctgcagcacctgccCCAGCCTGACCTCAGGGCAATTGTGGAAGACCTGGAAGCTGACAC cccccccagcctgTACAAGGAGGACGAGCCCAATGTGTTTGCGGAGCCGGCCGCCCTGgcgcagcagctgctgcccttcctgctgcagctcctggagaaggcgcccagctctgccctgcactgGCTGCAGGCTGCGGGTCCCAGCGTGCTGCGGGACCTGCACTACTGCCAGCAGCGATGGAGCCACG AATCATCTGCACTCTGCTGgatgaaggagctgggctgtgccgtgctgcgtgctgccctggctgtgctgctggtgaggGCCCGGCTGGTGGCCCACGCGCTGCGGGCGCTGGGTGAggagcatggagctgtgctggggttGGGCTGTGGtgcccaggagctggagcaggagctggtgctggtgcAGGGGTTGCTGGCAGAACACGGGCTGGCCCCTGCGCCCCAACAGAACACTGTGCCAGGGGAGCTGGGAGAAGCACATGGAGACAGCTGA
- the LOC110406452 gene encoding thyroid adenoma-associated protein homolog isoform X5, with product MGQCRGSGKTGEVEGVSEFIQSSFRLLLEIYHLECQHFEDQERPLYQQMLQRAVSMPWQIKARYVPLCALVPYMGSQQVLDACPTLPQQLLSCLSTNHLCPVAAELYRALVRQQCSQEQGDVQAELWAQHWLPLLSQALRSPLPILHSNAANHLLPWTLRQLPAAGTLLAAQFDGVDTAALRAWVSLLRVQRSTSGAMPLRAKAVARLQSCLRAREEGVRLAALGLLCGGPGHSLTGTEEQLLREFLPLNLNCHNSAFRQLLQAALRKVLGRLRDGALARLRGKDPVEPRGEGVGQPAQAIDFVEWLLQLCISSLTPWANYQRKKTALLLLTAILETCTDTWSPERKKGQPPRTMAMLLGHARQSGCWDFFSRPNLLALLGCLQDSTNEVSATPCPTPPPMSPFPPLLLWQIRDMASELLIRYFPAAFPETLTPALLQLAQDALSSPRVQEAEAGAVLMKTILQKSDSSTLKFLALEASTAQTLTNRSLYFAQHLLRVLQAQLATAQQNLLQGAAMAPMHGVLAALRRCLLQVPEVATCMRAAELAYGWQELLSSLVGTTRDITSLLLGALQSQQGPGAEQQEASPSFADMGNAIGSLIMLGKGQQEEEEDSVLLSEEHSLILTCCWVSVKEVGLLLGGLAELLLSSPGAEHLLPLASLQTAAAVFQEILLRCRHWGAVEGCSMGFTKFCAALLNHPDTELQAIPQTILDRGLEALSGPRSSSITRRAAGFPMLFLCIVSGENPAQARPLLTRCIQTLLALATMALPQDWDQTLDLPQVCALHVLQTLVRGAGLGTALLRHATPMVALALRGLGSPCWAMRNAAIQLFSALTTRLLGQKQSSSEGCLVEGLSLPAFLGQHPQLGTVLLAELGEAVPGGPHLRPALHAILTLLAQLQPGPDEPSGPSTHFLEPLLKLAGSPIYAVRAMAAKALIPIVPLLQRPALLLRLAQQLPAPGGVRSHNALHGHLLQMRALLAPTLGTDALPAEALHPVALQLEARGWLLGPAQRCPLVRAAFLQVLALLPASLSPGFTQSIWDAISAELGNLMPGREPVCAELQVGAAVLHQTMARFACSEAARLADSESIHTVCSLLRHPHPDVHLAVLSWVTDGKGGECEELERALRLTLLENLQSVLRDRGNKEFLRLYLEALMHLCRNCPSWSQDASQKLQGSALVCVEMLLLVMETEHPGPELLSQALCAASLLLTMGFGDKDALLVQRWCVILEACAQPAADEVLRLAAACSLQAAGTKVLQQCRGAACPWLIPVALRVINVSIHLLQDEDPDVRHEAAGFASLVQRGVGKPGGDGCIFVQGNVGLLGLLQLLLDEFGQHPETFSSLLQHLPQPDLRAIVEDLEADTPPSLYKEDEPNVFAEPAALAQQLLPFLLQLLEKAPSSALHWLQAAGPSVLRDLHYCQQRWSHESSALCWMKELGCAVLRAALAVLLVRARLVAHALRALGEEHGAVLGLGCGAQELEQELVLVQGLLAEHGLAPAPQQNTVPGELGEAHGDS from the exons ATGGGACAATGCCGAGGCTCCGGTAAGACTGGAGAG GTAGAGGGCGTTTCCGAGTTCATCCAGAGCTCCTTCCGACTCCTGCTGGAGATCTACCACCTGGAGTGCCAGCACTTTGAGGACCAGGAGAGACCCCTCTACCAACAGATGTTGCAGAGGGCGGTCTCAATGCCGTGGCAGATCAAGGCCAGATATGTGCCCCTGTGTGCCTTAGTCCCCTACATGGGCAGCCAACAG GTGCTGGATGCCTGCCCCACGctgccacagcagctcctgagctgcCTGTCCACCAACCACCTGTGCCCTGTGGCCGCTGAGCTCTACAGGGCCCTGGTGCGGCAGCAGTGCTCCCAGGAGCAGGGTGATGTACAGGCCGagctctgggcacagcactgGCTGCCACTCCTGAGCCAGGCGCTCCGCTCACCTCTGCCCATCCTGCACAGCAACGCCGCCAACCACCTCCTGCCCTGGACGCTGCGGCAGCTCCCGGCtgctggcacactgctggccgCCCAGTTTGATGGCGTGGATACGGCCGCGCTGCGGGCCTGGGTGTCACTGCTGCGGGTGCAGAGGAGCACATCTGGGGCCATGCCACTGCGGGCCAAGGCGGTAGCACGGCTGCAGTCTTGCCTGCGTGCCCGCGAGGAGGGCGTGCGGCTGGCAGCGCTGGGATTGCTGTGCGGCGGCCCCGGGCACAGCTTGACAGGCAccgaggagcagctgctgcggGAGTTCCTGCCGCTCAACCTCAACTGCCACAACTCTGCCTTTcggcagctgctgcaggcggCCCTGAGAAAGGTGCTGGGGCGGCTGCGGGATGGTGCGCTGGCACGGCTGCGGGGGAAGGACCCCGTGGAGCCAAGGGGCGAGGGAGTGGGACAGCCGGCGCAGGCCATAG ATTTTGTGGagtggctgctgcagctttgcatCTCCTCGCTCACCCCCTGGGCCAACTACCAGAGGAAGAAGAcggctctgctcctgctgacgGCCATTCTGGAGACCTGCACGGACACTTGGAGCCCCgagaggaagaaaggacagCCCCCAC ggACAATGGCCATGCTGTTGGGCCACGCCAGGCAGAGTGGCTGCTGGGACTTCTTCTCCCGGCCCaacctgctggcactgctgggctgcctgcaggacagCACCAACGAGGTGAgtgccaccccctgccccactcCCCCACCCATGTCCCCATTCCCACCTCTCCTCCTCTGGCAGATCAGGGACATGGCCTCAGAGCTGCTCATCCGCTACTTCCCTGCGGCGTTCCCTGAGACCCTCACCCCAGCACTGCTACAGCTGGCCCAGGATGCCCTCAGCAGCCCGCGCGTGCAGGAGGCGGAAGCCGGAGCAGTGCTCATGAAGACAATCCTGCAGAA GTCAGACAGCAGCACCCTGAAGTTCCTGGCCCTGGaggccagcacagcccagaCACTGACAAACCGCAGCCTGTACTTCGCCCAGCACCTGTTACGGGTACTGCAGGCCCAGCTtgccacagctcagcagaacctactgcagggagcagccatgGCACCAATGCATG gtgtgcttgcagccctgcGGAGGTGCCTGCTGCAAGTGCCTGAAGTGGCCACCTGCATGCGAGCAGCAGAGTTGGCATACggctggcaggagctgctcagcagcctggTGGGCACTACAAGGGacatcacctccctgctgctgggtgctctgcagagccagcaggggcctggagctgagcagcaaG AGGCTTCCCCATCATTTGCAGACATGGGAAATGCAATTGGCTCACTCATCATGCTGGGGAAGggccagcaggaggaggaagaggactCAGTTCTGCTGTCAGAGGAGCACAGTTTGATCCTGACATGCTGTTGGGTCTCAGTGAAG GAAgttgggctgctgctgggaggcctggctgagctgctgctgtcatcCCCCGGAGCAGAGCACCTCCTGCCTCTTGCCAGcctgcagacagctgcagcaGTCTTCCAAGAGATCCTGCTGCGGTGCCGGCACTGG GGAGCAGTGGAGGGCTGCAGCATGGGCTTCACCAagttctgtgctgctctgctgaacCACCCTGACACGGAGCTGCAGGCGATCCCGCAGACCATACTGGACCGG GGCTTAGAAGCACTGAGTGGACCCCGGAGCAGCTCGATAACACGCCGTGCTGCCGGCTTCCCCATGCTCTTCCTCTGCATCGTCAGTGGGGAAAACCCAGCCCAGGCACGTCCACTCCTGACCCGCTGTATCCAAACACTGCTAGCCCTGGCCACCATGGCCCTGCCGCAGGACTGGGACCAAACCCTTGACCTCCCGCAG GTGTGTGCCCTGCACGTGCTGCAGACGCTGGTGCGcggtgcagggctgggcactGCGCTGCTGCGGCATGCCACCCCGATGGTGGCCCTGGCACTGCGGGGATTGGGCTCGCCTTGCTGGGCCATGAGGAATGCGGCCATCCAGCTCTTCA GTGCTCTCACCACACGGCTACTGGGCCAGAAGCAGAGCAGTAGTGAGGGCTGCCTGGTGGAGGGGCTGAGCCTGCCCGCGTTCCTGgggcagcacccacagctgggcactgtgctgctggctgagctgggGGAGGCCGTGCCCGGGGGGCCCCACCTGCGCCCTGCACTCCACGCCATCCTCACACTGCTGGcgcagctgcagcctggccccGATGAGCCCAGCGG CCCCTCCACTCACTTCCTGGAGCCGCTGCTGAAGCTGGCGGGGAGCCCCATCTACGCTGTGCGAGCCATGGCCGCCAAAGCACTGATTCCCATCGTCCCACTGCTGCAGcgccctgctctgctcctgcgCCTGGCCCAGCAGCTTCCCGCACCAGGGGGGGTCCGCTCGCACAACGCTCTGCATGGGCACCTGCTGCAGATGCGGGCACTGCTGGCCCCCACCCTGGGCACCGACGC GCTGCCGGCCGAGGCCTTGCACCCCGtggccctgcagctggaggcccGGGGCTGGCTGCTCGGCCCTGCCCAGCGCTGCCCGCTTGTCCGTGCCGCCTTCCTCCAGGTGCTCGCCCTCCTGCCCGCCTCCCTCAGCCCCGGCTTCACACAGAGCATCTGGGATGCCATCAGCGCTGAGCTGGGCAACCTCATGCCGGGCAGGGAGCCAGTCTGTGCCGAGCTGCAG GTGGGTGCAGCCGTCCTCCACCAGACCATGGCCCGCTTTGCATGCAGCGAGGCAGCCCGACTGGCTGACAGTGAGAGCATCCACACTGTCTGCTCGCTTCTGCGACATCCGCACCCCGATGTCCACCTTGCCGTGCTGAGCTGGGTGACTGATGGCAAGGGAGGAGAGTGCGAAGAACTGGAGAGGGCCCTCCGTTTGACACTGCTG GAGAACTTACAGTCAGTGCTGCGAGACAGAGGGAACAAAGAGTTCCTGAGATTGTACCTTGAGGCTTTGATGCATCTTTGCAGAAACTGCCCATCTTGGTCCCAGGATGCTTCCCAGAAGCTCCAGGGCTCTGCCTTAGTGTGTGTGGAAATGCTACTCCTCGTGATGGAGACGGAGCACCCTGGCCCGGAGCTCCTCTCCCAGGCGCTGTGtgctgccagcctgctgctCACCATGGG gTTTGGTGACAAGGACGCCCTGCTGGTGCAGCGGTGGTGCGTGATACTGGAGGCGTGcgctcagcctgcagcagatgAGGTGCTGCGGCTGGCGGCTGCatgctccctgcaggcagcgggCACCAAGGTGCTGCAGCAATGCAGGGGGGCTGCTTGCCCCTGGCTCATCCCTGTGGCACTGCG GGTGATAAACGTGAGCATTCACCTCCTGCAAGATGAGGACCCCGATGTACGGCACGAGGCTGCAGGTTTTGCGAGCCTGGTGCAGCGTGGTGTGGGGAAGCCAGGAGGAGATGGCTGCATCTTCGTGCAGGGCAacgtggggctgctgggcctcctgcagctcctcctggatGAGTTTGGGCAGCACCCTGAGACCTTCAGCTcgctgctgcagcacctgccCCAGCCTGACCTCAGGGCAATTGTGGAAGACCTGGAAGCTGACAC cccccccagcctgTACAAGGAGGACGAGCCCAATGTGTTTGCGGAGCCGGCCGCCCTGgcgcagcagctgctgcccttcctgctgcagctcctggagaaggcgcccagctctgccctgcactgGCTGCAGGCTGCGGGTCCCAGCGTGCTGCGGGACCTGCACTACTGCCAGCAGCGATGGAGCCACG AATCATCTGCACTCTGCTGgatgaaggagctgggctgtgccgtgctgcgtgctgccctggctgtgctgctggtgaggGCCCGGCTGGTGGCCCACGCGCTGCGGGCGCTGGGTGAggagcatggagctgtgctggggttGGGCTGTGGtgcccaggagctggagcaggagctggtgctggtgcAGGGGTTGCTGGCAGAACACGGGCTGGCCCCTGCGCCCCAACAGAACACTGTGCCAGGGGAGCTGGGAGAAGCACATGGAGACAGCTGA